One region of Callithrix jacchus isolate 240 chromosome 16, calJac240_pri, whole genome shotgun sequence genomic DNA includes:
- the LOC144579690 gene encoding uncharacterized protein LOC144579690, with amino-acid sequence MIPPAEEQHCSFHWLGGCRAAVERKARKSVPVGGRRLRAPDYELPAPQHTLVCTRSASAPHPGTCPRPGAEQQRPRPARRPRHRLSEPVPASEETPVRAVPPPTPQHLRLPARPTLAAPAPRPSRPAPLPPARSRLWEPHLGRRSKAALPSGLRPAHRPHSELRRRLRASGTEAASGTARGARAERSRETAPPGRAGRSGLAAAAAAAAGLAPRPGSACAVQPGLTLQPATTRPR; translated from the coding sequence ATGATTCCTCCAGCAGAGGAGCAACACTGCAGTTTTCACTGGCTGGGAGGGTGTCGCGCGGCCGTCGAAAGGAAAGCGCGCAAATCTGTCCCGGTGGGAGGGCGACGGCTGCGGGCCCCGGACTACGAATTACCCGCGCCCCAACACACGCTAGTCTGTACCCGATCTGCCAGCGCCCCACACCCGGGCACCTGCCCCAGGCCTGGAGCCGAGCAGCAGCGTCCCCGGCCCGCGCGGCGCCCCCGCCATCGCCTTTCAGAGCCGGTTCCCGCTTCCGAGGAAACTCCGGTGCGGGCCGTCCCGCCGCCGACTCCCCAGCACCTGCGGCTCCCGGCGCGCCCCACCCTAGCCGCCCCCGCGCCGCGCCCCTCCAGGCCCGCCCCGCTGCCCCCGGCCAGGTCCCGGCTGTGGGAGCCTCACCTCGGGCGGCGCTCGAAGGCCGCTCTCCCTTCCGGTCTCCGTCCAGCCCACCGTCCCCACAGCGAACTGAGAAGGCGCCTTAGAGCGTCGGGGACTGAAGCCGCCTCGGGAACCGCACGGGGAGCGAGAGCTGAGCGATCCCGCGAGACTGCGCCGCCAGGTCGGGCGGGCAGGTCGGGGctcgcggcggcggcggcggcggcggcgggactGGCCCCACGCCCGGGCTCCGCCTGCGCTGTGCAGCCAGGCCTGACGCTGCAGCCAGCCACGACCCGGCCCCGGTGA